A single region of the Leptothrix cholodnii SP-6 genome encodes:
- a CDS encoding UDP-2,3-diacylglucosamine diphosphatase, with amino-acid sequence MPAALDGAPPVWTLDPRWQAVDFVSDLHLADDTPRTTATFCAYLQHTTADAVLLLGDIFEVWVGDDCLDEPGSFEARCAATLAQAARQRCVGFMVGNRDFLLGAAACQAIGLRALPDPTLLSAWGQRTLIAHGDAWCLDDIPYQQFRQQVRSAQWQQAFLARPLAERRAIARQLRTASENQKHRLGASAYVDLDTTAVDQALHAAGAAVLVHGHTHRPATHALADGLTRHVLSDWHCEPDDAPRRAEVLRWTSNGFTRLHVDERGRTTPC; translated from the coding sequence ATGCCAGCGGCTCTCGATGGCGCGCCGCCGGTCTGGACGCTCGATCCACGCTGGCAGGCGGTGGACTTCGTCTCCGACCTGCATCTGGCCGACGACACCCCCCGGACCACCGCCACCTTCTGCGCCTACCTGCAGCACACGACCGCCGACGCGGTCCTGCTGCTGGGCGACATCTTCGAAGTCTGGGTCGGCGACGACTGCCTGGATGAACCGGGCAGCTTCGAGGCGCGCTGCGCGGCCACGCTCGCGCAGGCGGCGCGACAGCGCTGCGTCGGCTTCATGGTGGGAAATCGCGACTTCCTGCTGGGCGCTGCGGCCTGCCAGGCCATCGGACTGCGCGCCTTGCCCGACCCCACGCTGCTGAGCGCCTGGGGCCAGCGCACGCTGATCGCCCATGGCGACGCCTGGTGCCTGGACGACATCCCGTACCAGCAGTTTCGCCAGCAGGTTCGCTCGGCGCAGTGGCAGCAGGCTTTCCTGGCTCGCCCGCTGGCGGAGCGCCGTGCGATTGCCCGCCAGTTGCGCACCGCCAGCGAGAACCAGAAACACCGACTGGGCGCTTCGGCCTATGTCGACCTCGACACAACCGCGGTCGACCAGGCGCTGCACGCCGCTGGCGCAGCGGTGCTGGTGCATGGCCACACGCACCGACCCGCCACGCACGCGCTGGCGGACGGCCTCACCCGCCACGTCCTGAGCGACTGGCACTGCGAGCCCGATGACGCGCCCCGGCGTGCCGAGGTGCTGCGCTGGACGTCGAACGGATTCACCCGCCTGCACGTCGACGAGCGCGGCCGCACCACGCCATGCTGA
- a CDS encoding L,D-transpeptidase, with product MRALVVTLIAATVLVLGMNLKAAAQLPTRADASAHTTLQSTPPALRERIEGAIQIAERGQLDEAAALLQELAKTWPGRPEPWLNLAALASRRQDAHQARLYLEAALRTSPAHAQAYDQLQQLNADMARKAYAKALAPAAAPAEPAVLPWTSSFADESAGTVEPPVAPASDARQAPAPSPAVTASTRTAPAASGPMTPATTRRTSDPSNPSGTGTSIAWLTAAALTLLMAAAAGTVWAQRQRSRPAGPAIGGDAATRTAATLTSPEARLIDIYRLIGAARLPEALAAAEALTRDTPRFSLAQLVYGDLLLAQTGALIDMGQGANAVDPRAAHDVQALRQEASLRLQALRDLPPAGAWPKQVLQLAPSVRHLVAVDTSRSRLYVLENQPGGPRLIAHHYVSIGSQGVGKREEGDQRTPLGTYYITSKLDGKQLGDFYGAGALPLNYPNDHDRHLGRTGANIWLHGTPSAQFARAPRATNGCIVLANDDLARWLRELAPRSTPVVVADRLEWVHPKALSTDRQTALALVESWRRARVHEDVASLMALYAQHFDNGESGYDAWRAQLESEAQATHGRERQLDDISVLAWHERSDVRVITFTEVLRGSTRAITRRQYWSHESGQWKIFSEGVIE from the coding sequence ATGCGTGCTCTTGTCGTGACCTTGATCGCCGCGACCGTGCTGGTGCTGGGCATGAACCTGAAGGCTGCTGCGCAGCTTCCGACGCGCGCCGACGCGTCCGCGCACACGACCTTGCAATCGACACCGCCAGCGTTGCGCGAGCGCATCGAGGGGGCGATCCAGATCGCCGAACGCGGTCAGCTCGACGAGGCCGCTGCGCTGCTGCAGGAACTGGCAAAGACCTGGCCGGGCCGGCCGGAACCCTGGCTGAATCTGGCGGCGCTGGCGTCTCGTCGACAAGATGCGCACCAGGCGCGGCTCTATCTGGAGGCAGCCTTGCGAACCAGTCCCGCACATGCTCAGGCCTACGATCAACTGCAGCAGCTCAATGCCGACATGGCGCGCAAGGCCTACGCCAAGGCCCTGGCACCTGCCGCAGCGCCCGCCGAGCCTGCCGTGCTGCCATGGACGAGCTCATTTGCAGATGAATCCGCCGGAACCGTCGAGCCTCCCGTCGCCCCCGCCTCTGACGCGCGGCAGGCACCGGCACCGTCGCCGGCAGTGACCGCGTCGACTCGCACGGCGCCTGCCGCATCCGGCCCGATGACACCCGCCACCACACGCCGGACCAGTGATCCCTCGAACCCGTCGGGCACCGGCACATCGATCGCCTGGTTGACGGCCGCCGCGCTGACGCTGCTGATGGCCGCCGCGGCAGGCACGGTCTGGGCACAACGCCAGCGCAGCAGACCGGCCGGACCGGCCATCGGCGGCGACGCAGCCACCCGAACCGCGGCGACCCTCACGTCCCCCGAAGCACGCCTGATCGACATCTACCGGCTGATCGGTGCGGCACGCCTGCCCGAAGCCCTGGCTGCTGCGGAGGCGCTGACCCGCGACACGCCGCGCTTCAGCCTGGCGCAGCTGGTCTACGGCGATCTGCTGCTGGCGCAGACCGGTGCGCTGATCGACATGGGCCAGGGCGCGAACGCGGTCGACCCGCGCGCCGCCCACGACGTCCAGGCCCTGCGGCAGGAAGCCTCGTTGCGCCTGCAGGCCTTGCGCGACCTTCCACCGGCCGGCGCCTGGCCGAAGCAGGTGCTGCAACTCGCGCCATCGGTGCGCCATCTGGTGGCGGTCGACACATCCCGCTCACGCCTGTACGTGCTCGAAAACCAGCCGGGCGGTCCGCGCCTGATCGCCCATCACTACGTCTCGATCGGCAGCCAGGGCGTCGGCAAGCGCGAAGAAGGCGACCAGCGCACGCCGCTGGGCACCTACTACATCACCTCCAAACTCGACGGCAAGCAGCTCGGTGATTTCTACGGCGCCGGCGCCCTGCCCCTCAACTATCCGAACGATCACGATCGGCATCTCGGGCGCACCGGCGCCAACATCTGGCTGCACGGCACGCCGTCGGCGCAATTCGCCCGGGCGCCGCGCGCCACCAATGGCTGCATCGTGCTGGCCAACGACGACCTGGCCCGCTGGCTGCGCGAACTCGCCCCCAGGTCGACCCCCGTGGTGGTGGCAGACCGCCTCGAATGGGTCCATCCGAAAGCATTGAGCACCGACCGGCAGACCGCGCTGGCGCTGGTCGAATCCTGGCGGCGTGCGCGCGTGCACGAGGACGTCGCGTCGCTGATGGCACTCTATGCGCAGCATTTCGACAACGGCGAATCGGGCTACGACGCCTGGCGCGCCCAGCTCGAAAGCGAGGCGCAGGCCACGCACGGACGCGAACGCCAGCTCGACGACATCAGCGTGCTGGCCTGGCACGAGCGCAGCGATGTGCGGGTGATCACCTTCACCGAGGTGCTGCGCGGCAGCACGCGCGCAATCACGCGGCGCCAGTACTGGTCGCACGAAAGTGGACAATGGAAGATCTTTTCCGAAGGAGTCATCGAATGA
- the cysS gene encoding cysteine--tRNA ligase has translation MRIHNSLSRELETFKSIEPGHVRMYVCGMTIYDLCHIGHARMMMAFDVVYRWLRASGWRVTYVRNITDIDDKIIRRAVERGITIRQLTDEMIDAMHRDIGALGIERPTHEPRATEYIPQMLSMISTLESKGLAYRSGNGDVNYAVRRFEGYGKLSGKSLDQLRAGERVAVADGKEDPLDFVLWKSAKPQEPDDAKYDSPYGPGRPGWHIECSAMSCALLGETFDIHGGGLDLQFPHHENEIAQSEGALGHSWVPTWMHNGFLNVDNEKMSKSLGNFFTIRDVLKSYDGETVRFFMLRVQYRSPFNFSDAGLDDARSSLTRLYTALDGVAVDDASEIDWTHPAAARFKAAMDDDFNTPIAVSVLFDLAGEVNRNKDAGTAGLLKRLGAVLGVLQQSPRTFLQGDTGGLDEAHIQQQIGERQAAKAARNFAEADRIRLALAAQGITLKDTPQGTTWVKA, from the coding sequence ATGCGCATTCACAACAGTCTGAGTCGCGAACTCGAGACATTCAAATCCATCGAGCCCGGCCACGTCCGCATGTACGTCTGCGGCATGACGATCTATGACCTCTGCCACATCGGCCATGCCCGCATGATGATGGCGTTCGACGTGGTCTATCGCTGGCTGCGTGCGAGTGGCTGGCGTGTCACCTACGTGCGCAACATCACCGACATCGACGACAAGATCATCCGCCGCGCGGTCGAGCGTGGCATCACGATCCGCCAGCTCACCGACGAGATGATCGATGCCATGCACCGCGACATCGGCGCGCTGGGCATCGAGCGGCCCACGCACGAGCCGCGCGCCACCGAGTACATCCCGCAGATGCTGTCGATGATCTCGACCCTCGAAAGCAAGGGGCTGGCCTATCGCAGCGGCAACGGCGACGTCAACTATGCGGTGCGTCGCTTCGAGGGCTACGGCAAGCTGTCGGGCAAGTCGCTCGACCAGTTGCGCGCCGGTGAGCGTGTCGCGGTGGCCGACGGCAAGGAAGACCCGCTCGATTTCGTCCTCTGGAAGTCGGCCAAGCCGCAGGAGCCGGACGACGCCAAGTACGACAGCCCGTACGGCCCGGGCCGCCCGGGTTGGCACATCGAGTGCTCGGCCATGAGTTGCGCCCTGCTGGGCGAGACCTTCGACATCCACGGTGGCGGCCTCGATCTGCAGTTTCCGCACCACGAGAACGAGATCGCGCAAAGCGAAGGCGCTCTGGGCCATTCCTGGGTGCCGACCTGGATGCACAACGGCTTTCTCAACGTCGACAACGAGAAGATGTCGAAGTCGCTGGGCAACTTCTTCACCATCCGCGATGTGCTGAAGAGTTACGACGGCGAGACGGTGCGCTTCTTCATGTTGCGCGTGCAGTACCGCAGCCCGTTCAATTTCAGCGATGCCGGCCTCGACGATGCGCGCAGCTCGCTGACGCGGCTCTACACGGCCCTCGATGGCGTTGCGGTCGACGATGCGAGCGAGATCGACTGGACCCATCCGGCCGCCGCCCGTTTCAAGGCCGCGATGGACGATGACTTCAACACCCCGATCGCGGTGTCGGTCCTGTTCGATCTGGCGGGTGAGGTCAACCGCAACAAGGACGCCGGCACGGCCGGCCTGCTCAAGCGGCTCGGCGCTGTGCTGGGCGTGTTGCAGCAGTCGCCGCGCACGTTCTTGCAAGGTGACACCGGCGGGCTCGACGAAGCGCACATCCAGCAGCAGATCGGCGAGCGGCAGGCGGCCAAGGCAGCGCGCAATTTTGCCGAGGCAGACCGCATCCGGCTTGCCTTGGCGGCCCAGGGCATCACGCTGAAAGACACGCCCCAAGGCACCACCTGGGTCAAGGCTTGA
- a CDS encoding peptidylprolyl isomerase, producing MGTFARGCAAITLGLALSSAALAQKVRLATSMGDIVVELDAAKAPKSADNFTQYVKAGHYDGTIFHRVIGNFMIQGGGMDATMKEKPTRAPIPLESRNGLSNKVGTLAMARTNVPDSATSQFFINVKDNHFLDQPNSQDGNGYAVFGKVVEGMDVVEKIRGVPTGNRGMHQNVPNEPVLIKKATLEK from the coding sequence ATGGGCACGTTCGCCCGCGGCTGCGCCGCAATCACACTCGGCCTGGCCTTGAGTTCGGCCGCACTGGCCCAGAAGGTCCGCCTGGCCACCTCGATGGGCGACATCGTGGTCGAGCTCGACGCCGCCAAGGCGCCGAAGTCGGCCGACAACTTCACCCAGTACGTCAAGGCCGGCCACTACGACGGCACGATCTTCCACCGCGTGATCGGCAACTTCATGATCCAGGGCGGCGGCATGGACGCCACCATGAAGGAAAAGCCCACCCGCGCGCCGATCCCGCTCGAGAGCCGCAACGGCCTGTCCAACAAGGTCGGCACGCTGGCGATGGCGCGCACCAACGTGCCCGATTCGGCCACCTCGCAGTTCTTCATCAACGTCAAGGACAACCACTTCCTCGACCAGCCCAACTCGCAGGACGGCAACGGCTATGCCGTCTTCGGCAAGGTGGTCGAAGGCATGGACGTGGTCGAGAAGATCCGCGGCGTACCCACCGGCAACCGCGGCATGCATCAGAACGTGCCGAACGAACCGGTCCTGATCAAGAAAGCAACCCTGGAGAAATGA
- a CDS encoding peptidylprolyl isomerase — protein sequence MAAPQVDLNTTAGTIRVELDAEHAPLSTANFLEYVKSGHYNGTIFHRVIKGFMLQCGGMEAGMKQKATRAEIRNEANNGLKNVKYTLAMARTNAPHSATSQFFINTVNNDFLNFKSESAGGWGYAVFGRVVSGTEVVDQIEKVRTGSRMGHDDVPVEDIVITSAVLVE from the coding sequence ATGGCAGCCCCCCAAGTCGACCTGAACACCACCGCCGGCACCATCCGCGTCGAACTCGACGCCGAACACGCGCCGCTGTCCACCGCCAACTTCCTCGAGTACGTCAAGAGCGGCCACTACAACGGCACGATCTTCCACCGCGTCATCAAGGGCTTCATGCTGCAGTGCGGCGGCATGGAAGCGGGCATGAAGCAGAAGGCCACCCGCGCCGAGATCCGCAACGAGGCCAACAACGGCCTGAAGAACGTCAAGTACACGCTGGCGATGGCGCGCACCAACGCACCGCACTCGGCCACGTCGCAGTTCTTCATCAACACCGTCAACAACGACTTCCTGAACTTCAAGTCGGAATCGGCCGGCGGCTGGGGTTATGCGGTGTTCGGCCGCGTGGTCTCGGGCACCGAGGTGGTCGACCAGATCGAGAAGGTCCGCACCGGTTCGCGCATGGGCCACGACGACGTGCCGGTCGAAGACATCGTGATCACCAGCGCCGTCCTGGTGGAGTGA
- a CDS encoding zinc-dependent peptidase, with product MLSRWWRKQRDARALRQRAIPDELWLDTLRRHPFLTLRPLDDLLKLRSLCALFLDRKEFTGADGLEVTDEMAVAVAAQACLPVLHLDLAAYDGFVGIVMHPGEVVAQREWIDEDGICHQGEEELAGEAMPGGPVMLAWSEVDAGGELAASGYNVVIHEFVHVLDMLDGEADGVPPLPARADRAQWLAVIEPAFERLRQQVEADEDTMLDPYGASAIEEFFSVASEAFFVAPDLLIATEPAVYRLLRDYFRQDPARYAGIRPR from the coding sequence ATGCTGAGCCGCTGGTGGCGCAAGCAGCGCGATGCGCGAGCCCTTCGCCAGCGCGCGATTCCCGACGAGCTGTGGCTCGACACCTTGCGCCGGCATCCGTTCCTGACGCTGCGCCCGCTCGACGACCTGCTGAAATTGCGCAGCCTGTGCGCGCTGTTCCTCGATCGCAAGGAATTCACCGGCGCGGACGGCCTCGAAGTCACCGACGAGATGGCGGTCGCCGTGGCCGCACAGGCCTGCCTGCCGGTGCTGCACCTCGATCTGGCCGCCTACGACGGCTTCGTCGGCATCGTGATGCACCCCGGTGAAGTGGTCGCCCAGCGCGAATGGATCGACGAAGACGGCATCTGCCATCAAGGCGAGGAGGAACTCGCCGGCGAGGCGATGCCCGGCGGGCCGGTGATGCTGGCCTGGAGCGAGGTCGATGCCGGCGGTGAACTCGCCGCCAGCGGCTACAACGTCGTGATCCACGAGTTCGTGCACGTGCTCGACATGCTCGACGGCGAGGCCGACGGCGTGCCGCCCCTGCCCGCACGTGCCGACCGGGCGCAATGGCTGGCGGTCATCGAACCGGCTTTCGAGCGCCTGCGCCAGCAGGTCGAGGCCGACGAAGACACCATGCTCGACCCCTACGGGGCAAGCGCCATCGAAGAGTTCTTTTCGGTCGCCAGCGAAGCGTTTTTCGTCGCACCCGACCTGCTGATCGCGACCGAGCCAGCGGTCTATCGGCTGCTGCGGGACTACTTCCGCCAGGATCCCGCGCGATACGCCGGAATCCGTCCCCGCTGA